One Fuerstiella marisgermanici DNA window includes the following coding sequences:
- a CDS encoding DUF1559 domain-containing protein, whose protein sequence is MKKHLSTPQRPAVNRGFTLIELLVVIAIIAILIALLLPAVQQAREAARRTQCRNNLKQFGIALHSFHDVYNAFPVGDRARTAGDGFCYTENHPTTALLPYFDQANLYNAEGVVDDWYAAAEDSEIEKTVLTMAICPSATNGPLNFVANWGPEGDDIDGSGTFGAMHYAFCKGVNDSWAIDFDDADESAGYRSDNNGRPASGTKKGYTHGPIPASEKGAFNRGLKVRIAEISDGTSNTFAMGEAAGGSNWPLCRGVGCTDPDILGKRFPANSGWIIAQPADEDVPLVLGTSNFGSTMEPLNKWPVTDSYMALGGDRRVTQRDTRSSANGGLSSTSNFRSEHTGGGTFLLCDGSARFVSENIDLGVYRGLSTIAGGEIIGEF, encoded by the coding sequence ATGAAAAAGCACCTTAGCACGCCGCAACGTCCTGCCGTGAATCGCGGATTCACGTTGATTGAGCTACTCGTTGTAATTGCAATTATTGCGATCCTGATCGCTCTGCTGCTGCCCGCCGTCCAGCAAGCGCGCGAAGCCGCTCGTCGGACACAGTGTCGCAACAACCTGAAACAATTTGGCATTGCTCTGCATTCGTTTCATGACGTTTACAATGCGTTCCCGGTGGGTGATCGCGCGAGGACGGCAGGAGACGGTTTCTGCTACACCGAGAACCATCCCACGACCGCTCTGTTACCGTACTTCGATCAGGCCAACCTGTATAACGCAGAAGGCGTCGTTGATGACTGGTACGCTGCGGCCGAAGATTCTGAGATCGAAAAGACAGTGCTTACGATGGCGATTTGTCCGTCGGCGACCAATGGCCCGTTAAACTTTGTCGCCAACTGGGGTCCTGAAGGAGACGACATCGATGGCTCCGGAACGTTTGGTGCCATGCACTACGCCTTCTGCAAAGGCGTTAACGATTCGTGGGCGATCGATTTCGATGATGCCGATGAAAGCGCCGGATATCGGTCAGACAACAACGGTCGGCCAGCGTCGGGCACGAAAAAAGGGTATACACACGGACCAATCCCAGCCAGCGAAAAAGGGGCCTTCAATCGAGGTCTGAAAGTTCGAATTGCTGAAATCTCCGATGGCACAAGTAACACGTTTGCCATGGGCGAAGCGGCTGGCGGCTCTAACTGGCCACTTTGTCGCGGTGTTGGCTGCACAGACCCTGACATACTTGGCAAGCGGTTCCCTGCAAATAGCGGCTGGATCATTGCTCAGCCTGCCGACGAAGATGTTCCCCTGGTGCTTGGGACAAGTAACTTCGGTTCGACCATGGAGCCACTCAACAAGTGGCCGGTCACAGACAGTTACATGGCGCTTGGTGGAGACCGCCGCGTGACTCAGCGAGATACCAGAAGCAGCGCGAATGGTGGGTTGAGCAGCACGTCCAATTTTCGAAGCGAACACACGGGCGGCGGCACATTCCTGCTGTGCGATGGATCGGCCCGTTTTGTGAGTGAGAACATCGACCTGGGCGTCTATCGTGGCCTGTCGACAATCGCCGGTGGCGAGATCATTGGCGAGTTCTAA
- a CDS encoding CBS domain-containing protein has protein sequence MQKPTITAADIMTRHLAITTPETHVMQAIERLIAQRVSGLPVIDAGGRFVGRFSERTAIAALDLGFVEKNRRAMDQLRQVTAADIMDRAGAVLSADQDVFESASELITRRVSGAPVIDEDGTLLGVFSEQSAMHVFIGLCWEQLPSSRVSAWLDRHDDRRIAEDTGLDEILQRFQDTPYRRLMVLHGPKLVGQITRRDALAAALQHSREPLAASMQVPGENQLGVKTIVVSWMQREAESVAHDADVLAIARLFLRSEARQLPVLDGDRLDGQISRSDLLRAVQRFFPGTVSDDAGAQPLYLSSVNKRDAHAVMK, from the coding sequence ATGCAAAAGCCAACTATCACCGCCGCAGACATCATGACTCGCCACCTGGCGATCACAACTCCGGAAACTCATGTGATGCAGGCCATCGAACGCCTGATCGCTCAACGAGTGTCCGGACTGCCGGTCATCGACGCCGGTGGTCGTTTTGTCGGCCGCTTTTCTGAACGCACGGCCATCGCGGCGCTGGACTTGGGTTTTGTGGAGAAGAACCGCCGCGCGATGGATCAACTACGGCAAGTGACGGCGGCCGATATTATGGATCGTGCCGGGGCTGTGCTGTCTGCTGATCAGGACGTCTTCGAAAGCGCTTCCGAACTGATCACACGGCGAGTTTCAGGCGCGCCAGTGATTGACGAGGACGGGACGCTGTTGGGCGTGTTTTCAGAACAGTCAGCCATGCACGTGTTTATTGGGCTGTGCTGGGAACAGCTTCCGTCGTCGCGAGTCAGCGCGTGGCTGGATCGGCACGATGATCGTCGCATCGCGGAAGACACAGGTCTCGACGAAATTCTACAACGCTTTCAGGACACGCCTTACCGTCGATTGATGGTTCTGCACGGTCCCAAACTGGTCGGCCAGATTACTCGCCGAGACGCTTTGGCCGCCGCGCTGCAGCACAGTCGCGAGCCTCTTGCGGCATCGATGCAGGTGCCCGGCGAAAACCAGTTGGGCGTGAAGACGATTGTTGTCAGCTGGATGCAGCGGGAAGCTGAATCGGTCGCTCACGACGCCGACGTGCTGGCAATCGCGCGTCTGTTTTTGCGTTCGGAAGCTCGACAACTGCCCGTGCTGGATGGAGATCGGCTTGACGGCCAGATTAGCCGCAGCGATCTGTTGCGAGCCGTGCAGCGGTTCTTTCCTGGTACCGTTAGCGACGACGCCGGAGCACAGCCGCTGTATCTGTCGTCCGTGAATAAGCGAGACGCGCATGCGGTAATGAAGTAG
- a CDS encoding helix-turn-helix domain-containing protein, whose protein sequence is MTARRKRNLLDAALSETTMAACALDDERRVRFFSAGMEELTGWPADQIKGLKCAPFVAPNATPVDLLTSGLAPSSEVLNGEMESTTVVLPHRNGTGVKMTLVFVPIPNADGIVSRILIVRHEASAAAPVGTSLTQKLHAEVTSLRNEFRRRFSDQSFLGNCPAIRKALFQAELLKGADCGYSILGPPGSGRRHLAKLIHVAGQHHEQSFVALDCRLLLPDHLLDTLGRLKQLSPEQQGAPHRRVGTLLLIDADRCPREVQQAIVEDFAAELTGVRLVAMTSDSLLAAEQEGWLLPEFRALFSTLQIDLPPLHQRGDDIVLLAQHFIEECQRTLETSAEGMTNDVERELRFYRWPGNVRELRDVITTACEDSFSVKLEVEDLPFAFRAGQDAQQLPQTPDAPVQSLEEIMLRFEADVLTQTLQACDGNKAEAARRLGMTRPRLYRRLKTLGLDDDHD, encoded by the coding sequence ATGACGGCTCGCCGAAAAAGAAATCTGCTGGATGCTGCTCTGTCCGAAACGACCATGGCAGCGTGCGCGCTGGACGATGAACGGCGAGTTCGGTTCTTCAGTGCTGGCATGGAAGAACTCACCGGCTGGCCTGCGGATCAGATCAAGGGACTGAAATGCGCGCCGTTTGTTGCTCCCAACGCCACGCCCGTCGACCTGCTCACGAGTGGTCTCGCGCCGTCGTCCGAGGTGCTGAACGGTGAGATGGAATCGACCACTGTTGTGCTTCCGCACCGCAACGGGACTGGCGTGAAAATGACGCTGGTGTTCGTCCCGATTCCGAATGCGGACGGGATCGTTTCACGTATACTGATTGTTCGCCACGAAGCTTCCGCTGCGGCGCCGGTTGGCACGTCACTCACGCAAAAACTTCACGCGGAAGTGACGTCGCTTCGAAACGAATTTCGACGACGGTTTTCCGATCAGTCATTTCTGGGCAACTGCCCCGCCATTCGCAAAGCTTTGTTTCAGGCGGAACTGTTGAAGGGGGCCGACTGCGGTTACAGCATTTTAGGGCCGCCGGGAAGCGGACGTCGGCATCTGGCGAAACTCATCCACGTGGCCGGTCAACATCACGAACAAAGCTTCGTCGCGTTGGATTGCCGACTGCTTTTGCCGGACCACCTGCTGGACACTCTGGGACGTCTGAAACAGCTTTCCCCCGAACAACAGGGCGCGCCTCATCGACGGGTCGGAACGTTGCTGTTGATTGATGCCGACCGATGTCCGCGAGAAGTGCAGCAGGCTATCGTTGAGGATTTTGCGGCGGAATTGACGGGCGTTCGGCTGGTTGCCATGACGAGTGATTCGCTGCTCGCCGCCGAACAGGAAGGATGGCTGCTGCCGGAATTTCGAGCTCTGTTTTCCACACTGCAGATCGACTTGCCGCCTCTGCACCAGCGTGGCGACGATATCGTTTTGCTGGCTCAGCACTTCATTGAAGAATGCCAACGAACGCTGGAGACATCCGCCGAAGGCATGACCAACGACGTGGAACGTGAGTTGCGATTCTACCGCTGGCCTGGCAACGTGCGCGAACTGCGCGACGTAATCACGACGGCGTGCGAAGACAGCTTTTCAGTGAAGCTGGAAGTTGAAGACCTGCCGTTCGCGTTTCGCGCCGGCCAGGACGCTCAACAATTGCCGCAGACTCCGGACGCGCCCGTTCAGTCGCTCGAAGAAATTATGCTTCGGTTTGAGGCCGACGTACTGACGCAAACACTGCAAGCCTGCGACGGTAACAAAGCTGAGGCTGCTCGCAGACTGGGCATGACGCGACCTCGTCTGTACCGGCGTTTGAAAACTCTGGGCCTGGATGACGATCACGATTGA
- a CDS encoding heparan-alpha-glucosaminide N-acetyltransferase domain-containing protein: protein MTGNEPVPASEGTKLPSNRIVSLDQFRGYTVVGMLLVNFLASFSVSPTVLKHHHDYCSYADTIMPQFLFAVGFAFRLTYGRRVQRAGTSAAWLRMVRRLLGLMLVSIVVYNVSAPADTWEELVDLGVGGILPGLLKRQWFQTLMHIAVTSLWLLPVIGCATRVRVIWMAASAVAHVLLSWWFNYEWVNTSPNGIDGGPLAFLTWSVPALMGTFTCDTVVGKSEGAPLWRLTAWAFGLMAAGWLMSCGTRFYDVPESSVAAASDSKLAADPVWPSEARVAAWQEREAWSERIAEPPFVPPPDQQHRKWNYWMMSQRGGTLSYVTFCAGVSVLVYVLFYVACDLYGWRWSFFHTFGTNALAAYVLHEMVGMAVKPFIPRDSPGWYVATGLAVFFLITWTFVRSLEKQNIFLKL, encoded by the coding sequence GTGACGGGCAACGAACCGGTACCTGCTTCAGAAGGCACCAAACTGCCATCAAACAGAATCGTGTCGCTGGACCAGTTTCGAGGCTACACGGTTGTTGGGATGCTGCTGGTCAACTTCCTGGCCAGCTTTTCTGTTTCGCCAACTGTTCTGAAGCATCATCACGACTATTGCAGTTACGCCGACACGATCATGCCGCAGTTTCTGTTCGCGGTTGGGTTCGCATTTCGGCTGACGTACGGTCGCCGCGTTCAGCGTGCGGGGACGTCGGCCGCATGGCTGCGTATGGTCCGCCGATTGTTAGGCCTGATGCTGGTTTCCATCGTGGTCTACAACGTGTCGGCTCCGGCAGACACATGGGAGGAATTAGTCGACCTGGGTGTTGGCGGAATTCTTCCCGGACTCCTGAAACGCCAGTGGTTCCAGACGCTAATGCACATCGCCGTCACCTCATTGTGGCTGCTGCCCGTGATTGGCTGTGCGACTCGAGTCCGCGTAATCTGGATGGCCGCGTCTGCTGTTGCTCACGTGCTGCTGTCCTGGTGGTTCAACTATGAGTGGGTGAACACAAGCCCCAACGGAATTGACGGCGGCCCGCTGGCATTTTTGACGTGGTCGGTACCCGCTTTGATGGGTACGTTCACCTGTGACACCGTTGTCGGAAAGTCCGAAGGCGCGCCGTTATGGCGATTGACTGCCTGGGCGTTCGGCCTGATGGCGGCCGGTTGGCTGATGTCGTGCGGTACTCGCTTCTACGATGTGCCGGAATCATCTGTGGCGGCGGCCAGCGATTCGAAACTCGCCGCAGATCCGGTGTGGCCTTCGGAAGCACGAGTCGCCGCATGGCAAGAACGCGAAGCTTGGAGCGAGCGGATCGCTGAGCCTCCGTTTGTGCCGCCGCCGGATCAGCAACACCGAAAATGGAACTACTGGATGATGAGTCAGCGCGGGGGCACGCTGTCGTACGTCACGTTTTGTGCAGGAGTCTCAGTGCTGGTGTATGTGTTATTTTATGTGGCGTGTGATCTGTACGGATGGCGATGGTCGTTCTTTCACACGTTCGGTACCAACGCGCTGGCGGCCTATGTCCTGCATGAAATGGTGGGCATGGCAGTGAAGCCGTTCATTCCGCGAGACTCGCCGGGATGGTACGTCGCCACGGGTCTGGCCGTGTTCTTTCTGATCACGTGGACTTTCGTGCGTAGCCTTGAGAAACAGAATATCTTTCTGAAGCTGTAG
- a CDS encoding HTTM domain-containing protein encodes MKMPISESVTKETSPRVRPGTGLLEGALARACEPVGIRFLIQLRILLGLVLAYEVWLFFEHNLITRYFVEQKTHFTYLWFDWLPVLSPQAMHFHFIVLGILALMVLIGFAYRLAISLFCFGFTYVFLLEKARYMNHFYLIILLCAVLAFMPAHAAWSADAVLRPSVRRRWCPAWMLWILRLQLGVVYFYAGLAKVTPDWLSGRVLGEMLEYKQHLPLVSWIVETPSMVLAASWLAMLFDILIVPLLLWKRTRIAAFVMMAIFHACNTVLFKIDVFPVLMAGATLILFLPQPADLRDTTDRDASDLKTSKFALTMGGAYALLQVLIPLRHLAYPGDAAWTDEGQTFAWRMLMRVKTGTVPRFPVRYSLDGTVYEAEVPIPQDPDFWAHHWQARKMLIDPDLILQFVHQQAEKLKAQGAEDLDIRAIVPVSLNGRPPQLLIDPDVNLANEVRSLRPKKWITTVRQSAQNGEGGSSPNP; translated from the coding sequence ATGAAAATGCCAATTAGCGAATCCGTAACAAAAGAGACGTCACCTCGCGTACGCCCCGGAACGGGGTTGCTGGAAGGTGCGCTGGCTCGAGCGTGTGAACCGGTCGGAATTCGATTTCTGATCCAACTACGCATTTTGCTGGGGCTCGTGCTGGCGTACGAAGTCTGGCTTTTTTTCGAACACAATCTGATCACACGCTATTTCGTCGAACAGAAAACTCACTTCACCTATTTGTGGTTCGACTGGCTTCCCGTTCTGTCGCCGCAAGCCATGCATTTTCACTTCATCGTGTTGGGCATACTCGCCTTGATGGTGCTGATTGGGTTCGCTTATCGGCTTGCGATCTCACTGTTTTGCTTCGGATTCACGTACGTGTTTCTTCTTGAGAAAGCACGGTACATGAATCACTTCTACCTGATCATTCTGTTATGTGCGGTCCTGGCTTTTATGCCTGCGCATGCGGCGTGGTCTGCGGACGCCGTTCTTCGTCCGTCGGTGCGCCGCCGTTGGTGCCCGGCCTGGATGTTGTGGATTTTGCGATTGCAACTTGGCGTTGTGTACTTTTATGCGGGACTTGCCAAGGTGACGCCGGATTGGCTTAGCGGTCGTGTGTTGGGCGAGATGTTGGAGTACAAACAGCACTTACCGCTGGTCTCGTGGATTGTTGAAACGCCGTCAATGGTTCTGGCTGCTTCCTGGCTGGCCATGCTGTTCGACATTTTGATCGTCCCACTCCTGCTGTGGAAACGCACGCGAATTGCAGCGTTCGTGATGATGGCGATCTTCCACGCGTGCAATACTGTGCTGTTCAAAATCGACGTGTTTCCGGTACTGATGGCTGGGGCCACGCTGATCCTGTTTTTGCCGCAACCTGCCGACCTTCGCGACACGACAGACCGCGATGCATCTGACTTGAAAACGTCGAAGTTTGCCTTGACCATGGGCGGCGCTTACGCCCTTCTTCAGGTGTTAATACCTCTTCGACACCTGGCTTACCCGGGCGATGCTGCCTGGACAGACGAAGGTCAGACATTTGCCTGGCGAATGCTAATGCGTGTAAAAACAGGGACGGTTCCAAGGTTCCCCGTTCGCTATTCGCTGGACGGCACGGTCTATGAAGCTGAGGTCCCGATTCCGCAGGATCCGGATTTCTGGGCTCACCACTGGCAAGCCCGAAAGATGCTGATCGACCCGGACCTGATTCTGCAATTCGTACATCAGCAAGCTGAAAAGCTAAAAGCTCAGGGCGCTGAGGACCTCGACATCCGCGCGATCGTGCCGGTTTCGCTCAACGGGCGTCCGCCGCAATTACTGATTGATCCCGACGTCAATCTGGCAAACGAAGTACGGTCGTTGCGCCCGAAGAAATGGATTACAACTGTCCGCCAATCTGCGCAGAATGGCGAAGGTGGAAGTTCGCCCAACCCGTAA
- a CDS encoding heparan-alpha-glucosaminide N-acetyltransferase domain-containing protein — protein sequence MSNAAVSSSVPEPSRGRIASMDQFRGYCVAGMFVVNFLGGLDVTHQILKHNNTHFSWADSIMPGFLFACGFSYRLSVARKVTVNGRWPTWQGIIRRSLGLVLASLVLYGLGSSFKTWEAMDAVGIRGFVAELLKADLWEVLAIIGVTQLLLLPVIEASSKVRLMAAVFCSVAHIALSWWFNHAFVYGQPNVMDEWWGAAGRRAWDGGFFGIVSWAVPMLVGTLVYDLMMNRPTSRASRSLLQWGSALMLLGYAASCLTTLYDVRDSNQVPVAAAADDKFAIDPVLPPLKNASGRPWNTLLAEPPFVVPPEADARKKNYWMMDKRVVTQSFVWFSTGFTCFTYGFFVLACDGGNKRSRLFTVFGQNALIAYVIHHPVAEMVLSVVPDDSPTWWVTIGFVIFFAITWLFVGWFTNLTGQRSRSASR from the coding sequence ATGTCAAATGCTGCCGTCAGCTCTTCAGTGCCTGAACCATCAAGAGGACGCATTGCGTCGATGGATCAGTTTCGCGGCTACTGCGTGGCGGGCATGTTTGTCGTCAACTTCCTGGGCGGGTTGGACGTCACGCACCAGATTCTGAAGCACAACAACACTCACTTTAGCTGGGCAGATTCTATTATGCCCGGCTTCCTGTTTGCCTGCGGCTTTTCATATCGCTTGTCGGTGGCCCGGAAGGTCACGGTCAATGGACGATGGCCTACGTGGCAAGGAATTATTCGACGATCGCTTGGCCTGGTGCTGGCTTCGCTGGTGTTGTACGGATTGGGCAGCAGTTTCAAAACCTGGGAAGCAATGGATGCAGTCGGCATTCGAGGCTTCGTCGCGGAACTGTTGAAGGCCGACTTGTGGGAAGTCCTGGCGATCATCGGCGTCACTCAGCTACTGTTGCTGCCAGTGATCGAAGCATCGAGCAAAGTGCGGCTCATGGCCGCTGTGTTCTGCTCAGTCGCGCACATCGCACTGTCGTGGTGGTTCAACCATGCGTTCGTCTACGGCCAGCCGAATGTGATGGACGAATGGTGGGGAGCCGCTGGCCGCCGAGCCTGGGATGGTGGTTTTTTTGGCATTGTTTCGTGGGCCGTACCGATGCTCGTGGGAACGCTGGTTTACGACCTGATGATGAACAGGCCGACTTCCCGCGCTAGCCGCAGTCTGCTGCAGTGGGGATCGGCACTGATGCTGCTGGGCTATGCTGCGTCCTGCTTGACCACGCTCTACGATGTCCGCGACAGCAATCAGGTCCCCGTTGCCGCTGCGGCGGACGACAAGTTCGCCATTGATCCCGTGCTGCCGCCACTGAAGAACGCGAGCGGACGTCCGTGGAACACGCTGCTTGCCGAACCGCCCTTCGTTGTACCGCCAGAAGCGGACGCGCGTAAAAAGAACTACTGGATGATGGATAAGCGAGTCGTCACGCAGTCGTTTGTGTGGTTTTCGACGGGCTTCACCTGCTTTACATACGGGTTCTTCGTGCTCGCCTGCGACGGTGGCAACAAACGCAGTCGGCTGTTCACCGTCTTTGGTCAGAATGCTTTAATCGCGTATGTGATTCATCACCCCGTAGCCGAAATGGTACTTTCGGTGGTCCCCGATGATTCGCCTACATGGTGGGTCACCATCGGGTTCGTGATCTTTTTCGCAATCACGTGGCTGTTCGTTGGCTGGTTTACAAACTTAACCGGTCAACGATCCCGATCGGCAAGCCGCTGA
- a CDS encoding ArnT family glycosyltransferase, whose product MKLPCSKPELVLVGMAIVMGVLLRVQHLDRLAVEHFDEGVYAAGLWHDGDFGTSYPHRQLYAPPLLPTMIEVSSAITGHQPWAVFLPSLLLGCATIPLMWWLARMSFGMNAGLFIVYVVAFSDYHIQFSRMALTDVPVLFWMTLAVTVAAAGINRSSYQLMIVAGICCAAAWWTKYTGWLPLAIVSSGVAFRWLLRQRTIATFRTSAALVLVMAATAFVCWSPWLWMLQDAGGYAAVAANHSGYYTGLSQWQNNMAAHIMYYFHFDSWLAALAVIVGMMAAGSRRWMELAQSRPTDQIATDATSTDAAPSKSTTAPAWFPPPRLLAKFCSTALVMGVVATGVSSVGLLTCLGIGGLAGMFLWPTLTELHRRRVEQDTSLIMPGGAGFFPADMRAAPAIDPMIGFAFAASWLLGMVFATPMYSPFPRLSMPLLASIWLAGAGGVAWWMEANTNVARRSPIDDVPPPGPLKRIVNAMVVVALALTISVTGGIRTPTIWRDRTSLRDASWHLGEAALQDAAGKFQPEAIPWVTEEDGIIRPDPPEQFDEDGNLIPPPGFMAQLYERISKPYDTSTPLADIDKPTCVVYGFGEPSVLFHLRNAGLNVSPVQDVNFPPAALNGEELPTYLVLGPNALRTEELLYDWTVAQYRFEHVADFRFAPSDVVLFNLFSPMFVSQHDEAYVQKLELYRVGTHRQAVGVAGE is encoded by the coding sequence ATGAAGCTTCCCTGTTCCAAACCCGAACTCGTCCTTGTCGGCATGGCCATCGTAATGGGCGTGTTGCTGCGAGTTCAGCATCTGGACCGACTGGCCGTCGAACACTTTGACGAAGGCGTCTACGCCGCTGGCCTGTGGCACGACGGCGACTTTGGGACCTCGTACCCGCATCGTCAACTGTATGCACCGCCGCTGCTGCCGACGATGATTGAAGTCAGTTCTGCCATCACAGGGCATCAGCCGTGGGCCGTTTTTCTGCCGAGCCTCCTTCTGGGCTGTGCCACCATCCCGCTGATGTGGTGGCTGGCTCGCATGAGCTTCGGAATGAACGCCGGACTGTTCATCGTGTACGTGGTTGCTTTCAGTGACTACCACATTCAGTTTTCTCGCATGGCGTTAACAGACGTGCCCGTGCTGTTCTGGATGACTCTGGCCGTGACCGTCGCAGCAGCGGGAATCAATCGCAGTTCGTACCAGCTGATGATCGTCGCCGGAATCTGCTGCGCCGCAGCGTGGTGGACGAAGTACACCGGCTGGTTACCGCTGGCAATCGTCAGTAGCGGAGTTGCCTTTCGATGGCTACTGAGACAACGCACCATCGCGACGTTCAGGACATCGGCCGCGCTGGTTCTGGTGATGGCTGCGACGGCCTTCGTCTGCTGGTCGCCCTGGCTTTGGATGTTGCAGGACGCTGGCGGCTATGCGGCCGTCGCTGCGAACCATTCTGGCTACTACACCGGGTTGAGTCAGTGGCAGAACAACATGGCGGCTCACATCATGTACTACTTCCACTTCGACAGCTGGCTGGCCGCGCTGGCTGTGATCGTTGGCATGATGGCCGCCGGAAGTCGGCGCTGGATGGAACTGGCTCAATCAAGACCTACCGATCAAATAGCCACCGACGCCACTTCCACTGACGCCGCGCCTTCCAAATCGACAACAGCACCAGCATGGTTTCCGCCGCCACGGTTGCTCGCCAAATTCTGCAGCACAGCACTAGTGATGGGCGTGGTGGCGACTGGTGTGAGTTCCGTTGGGCTGCTGACATGTCTTGGAATCGGCGGCCTGGCTGGAATGTTTCTGTGGCCAACGTTGACGGAGTTGCACCGTCGCCGAGTCGAACAAGACACGTCGCTGATCATGCCGGGCGGCGCAGGTTTCTTTCCGGCCGATATGAGAGCCGCACCGGCCATCGATCCCATGATCGGATTTGCCTTCGCGGCATCGTGGCTGTTGGGAATGGTGTTCGCCACGCCGATGTATTCTCCGTTCCCTCGATTGTCGATGCCTCTGCTGGCGTCGATCTGGCTGGCCGGAGCAGGCGGCGTGGCATGGTGGATGGAAGCCAACACCAACGTCGCTCGCCGAAGTCCGATCGACGATGTCCCACCGCCCGGGCCACTCAAGCGAATCGTCAACGCGATGGTCGTGGTCGCGTTAGCGCTCACGATTTCAGTCACGGGCGGTATCCGAACACCAACCATCTGGCGCGACCGAACGTCGCTGCGAGATGCGTCGTGGCATCTGGGGGAAGCCGCTTTGCAGGATGCGGCGGGCAAGTTTCAACCCGAAGCCATTCCGTGGGTCACCGAGGAGGATGGCATCATCCGTCCCGATCCGCCGGAACAATTTGACGAAGACGGCAACCTGATTCCGCCGCCCGGATTTATGGCTCAACTGTACGAACGGATTTCAAAACCGTACGACACCTCGACACCACTCGCGGACATCGACAAACCAACCTGCGTCGTCTACGGGTTCGGCGAACCGTCCGTGTTGTTCCATCTTCGCAACGCCGGTTTGAATGTATCTCCGGTCCAGGACGTCAACTTCCCACCAGCCGCGTTGAACGGCGAGGAACTCCCGACCTACCTGGTCCTCGGTCCGAATGCGCTGCGCACCGAAGAACTACTCTACGACTGGACAGTCGCCCAGTACCGGTTCGAGCATGTCGCCGACTTCCGTTTCGCGCCGAGTGACGTCGTCCTCTTCAATCTCTTCTCCCCCATGTTCGTCTCACAACACGACGAAGCCTACGTCCAAAAACTCGAACTCTATCGCGTCGGTACGCACCGACAGGCGGTTGGCGTGGCAGGCGAGTGA
- the xerC gene encoding tyrosine recombinase XerC codes for MKNAVRSFLNYLKVERNASPLTMKSYGDDLIHLQEFFEEQHGHIPEPSDVNVSQLRTYVAYLHECGYARATVARRLACLRSFFRFCNREGICETNPAKPLRTPRAGRKLPHFLTTDEVGRLLSTPPANKNDGLRDRAILETMYSAGLRVAELVSLNLSDLDRASGIVRVLGKGRKERVAPIGSFALKALAAWLDVRKPDTTASAAEQDALFLNRFGKRLTTRSIGRMLEKHIKIAGLSIQTSPHTLRHSFATHLLDGGADLRSVQELLGHKSLTTTQIYTHVSTRRLKEAYEAAHPHAQPHTQS; via the coding sequence ATGAAGAATGCCGTTCGATCATTTTTGAACTATCTCAAAGTTGAACGCAACGCGTCACCACTGACCATGAAGTCATACGGGGACGACCTGATTCACCTGCAGGAATTCTTTGAAGAACAGCACGGGCACATCCCCGAACCGTCCGACGTCAACGTCAGCCAGTTGCGAACGTATGTGGCTTACCTTCACGAATGCGGATACGCGCGAGCCACGGTGGCTCGGCGACTGGCGTGCCTTCGCAGCTTCTTCCGATTCTGTAATCGCGAAGGCATCTGCGAAACGAATCCAGCAAAGCCACTCAGAACGCCTCGCGCTGGCCGCAAACTGCCTCACTTTCTGACCACGGACGAAGTCGGCCGACTACTCTCCACGCCACCGGCCAACAAGAACGATGGGCTGCGTGATCGAGCGATCCTGGAAACGATGTACTCAGCGGGCTTGCGTGTTGCCGAACTGGTGAGCCTGAACCTTAGCGATTTGGATCGAGCGTCGGGAATTGTTCGAGTGCTCGGTAAGGGACGTAAAGAACGGGTCGCTCCGATTGGCAGCTTTGCGTTGAAAGCCTTGGCAGCCTGGCTGGACGTTCGCAAACCAGACACAACCGCCAGCGCCGCAGAGCAGGACGCGTTGTTTCTGAATCGTTTCGGCAAGCGTCTGACAACTCGCAGCATCGGGCGAATGCTGGAAAAGCATATTAAGATCGCGGGCCTGTCGATTCAGACATCACCCCACACACTGCGTCACAGTTTTGCCACTCATCTTTTGGACGGAGGCGCGGACCTTCGAAGCGTGCAGGAACTATTGGGACACAAGAGTCTCACGACCACACAAATCTACACGCACGTCAGCACTCGCCGCCTGAAAGAAGCCTACGAAGCGGCTCACCCGCACGCTCAGCCACACACTCAATCGTGA